One stretch of Meriones unguiculatus strain TT.TT164.6M chromosome 7, Bangor_MerUng_6.1, whole genome shotgun sequence DNA includes these proteins:
- the Tmem97 gene encoding sigma intracellular receptor 2 — MGAVAAKRCVEWLLGLYFVSHIPITMFIDLQAVLPSELYPKEVSRLLKWYSREFKDPLIQDPPAWFKSFLFCELVFQLPFFPIAAYAFIKGNCRWIRIPAIMYAVHTITTLIPILYTFLLEDFSKAVGFKELRPETFHERLTLIGIYAPYLIIPLILLLFMLRNPYYKYEEKRKKK; from the exons ATGGGGGCCGTGGCCGCCAAGCGCTGCGTCGAGTGGCTGCTGGGCCTCTACTTCGTCTCGCACATCCCCATCACGATGTTCATAGACCTGCAGGCGGTGCTGCCGTCCGAACTGTACCCGAAGGAG GTCAGCCGTCTGTTGAAGTGGTACTCCAGGGAGTTCAAAGACCCTCTGATACAGGACCCTCCAGCGTGGTTCAAGTCCTTCCTGTTCTGTGAGCTTGTGTTCCAGCTGCCTTTCTTTCCCATTGCAGCATATGCTTTTATCAAAG GAAACTGCCGATGGATCCGAATCCCTGCAATCATGTATGCAGTTCACACTATAACAACTTTAATTCCAATCCTCTACACATTTCTACTTGAGGATTTCTCCAAAGCTGTTGGTTTCAAAGAACTAAGACCTGAGACTTTCCACGAACGACTGACCCTCATAGGCATCTATGCCCCTTACTTAATAATCCCCCTTATACTCCTTCTGTTCATGCTGCGGAACCCTTACTACAAGtatgaggagaaaagaaagaaaaaataa
- the Ift20 gene encoding intraflagellar transport protein 20 homolog isoform X1, producing the protein MTYLLTATVTPSKQHFSREPGRETAMAKDILGEAGLHFDELNKLRVLDPEVTQQTIELKEECKDFVDKIGQFQKIVGGLIELVDQLAKEAENEKMKAIGARNLLKSIAKQREAQQQQLQALIAEKKMQLERYRVEYEALCKVEAEQNEFIDQFIFQK; encoded by the exons ATGACATACCTCCTGACTGCCACTGTCACCCCTTCAAAGCAGCACTTCTCTAGGGAGCCCGGAAGGGAAACAG CTATGGCCAAGGACATCTTAGGTGAAGCAGGGCTGCACTTTGATGAGCTGAACAAGCTGCGGGTGTTGGACCCAGAGGTTACCCAGCAGACCATAGAGCTCAAGGAAGAGTGCAAGGATTTCGTGGACA AAATTGGCCAGTTTCAGAAAATAGTTGGTGGTCTAATTGAACTTGTTGATCAGCTTGCCAAAGAAGCAGAGAACGAGAAGATGAAG GCCATTGGTGCTCGGAACTTGCTCAAATCCATAGCAAAGCAGAGAGAAGCCCAACAGCAGCAACTGCAGGCACTAATCGCAGAAAAGAAGATGCAGCTAGAAAG GTATCGGGTTGAATATGAAGCTCTGTGTAAAGTAGAAGCAGAACAAAATGAATTTATTGAccaatttatttttcagaaatga
- the Ift20 gene encoding intraflagellar transport protein 20 homolog isoform X2, which produces MAKDILGEAGLHFDELNKLRVLDPEVTQQTIELKEECKDFVDKIGQFQKIVGGLIELVDQLAKEAENEKMKAIGARNLLKSIAKQREAQQQQLQALIAEKKMQLERYRVEYEALCKVEAEQNEFIDQFIFQK; this is translated from the exons ATGGCCAAGGACATCTTAGGTGAAGCAGGGCTGCACTTTGATGAGCTGAACAAGCTGCGGGTGTTGGACCCAGAGGTTACCCAGCAGACCATAGAGCTCAAGGAAGAGTGCAAGGATTTCGTGGACA AAATTGGCCAGTTTCAGAAAATAGTTGGTGGTCTAATTGAACTTGTTGATCAGCTTGCCAAAGAAGCAGAGAACGAGAAGATGAAG GCCATTGGTGCTCGGAACTTGCTCAAATCCATAGCAAAGCAGAGAGAAGCCCAACAGCAGCAACTGCAGGCACTAATCGCAGAAAAGAAGATGCAGCTAGAAAG GTATCGGGTTGAATATGAAGCTCTGTGTAAAGTAGAAGCAGAACAAAATGAATTTATTGAccaatttatttttcagaaatga
- the Tnfaip1 gene encoding BTB/POZ domain-containing adapter for CUL3-mediated RhoA degradation protein 2, with protein MSGDTCLCPASGAKPKISGFKGGGLGNKYVQLNVGGSLYYTTVRALTRHDTMLKAMFSGRMEVLTDKEGWILIDRCGKHFGTILNYLRDDTITLPQNRQEIQELMAEAKYYLIQGLVNMCQTALQDKKDAYQPVCNIPIITSLREEDRLIESSTKPVVKLLYNRSNNKYSYTSNSDDHLLKNIELFDKLSLRFNGRVLFIKDVIGDEICCWSFYGQGRKLAEVCCTSIVYATEKKQTKVEFPEARIYEETLNVLLYETPRVPDNSLLEATSRSRSQASPSEDEDTFELRDRVRRIHVKRYSTYDDRQLGHQSSHRD; from the exons ATGTCAGGGGACACCTGTCTGTGCCCAGCCTCAGGGGCCAAGCCCAAGATAAGTGGTTTCAAGGGAGGTGGGCTGGGCAACAAGTACGTGCAGCTCAATGTGGGCGGCTCCCTGTACTACACAACAGTGCGGGCCCTCACCCGCCATGACACTATGCTCAAGGCCATGTTCAGTGGGCGCATGGAGGTGCTGACCGACAAAGAAG GCTGGATCCTCATAGACCGATGTGGAAAGCACTTTGGCACCATCCTGAATTACCTCCGAGATGACACCATCACCCTCCCTCAAAACCGGCAAGAAATCCAGGAGTTGATGGCTGAAGCAAAATATTACCTCATTCAAGGACTGGTAAACATGTGCCAGACTGCCCTACAG GACAAGAAGGATGCCTACCAGCCCGTGTGCAACATCCCCATCATCACGtccctgagggaggaggacaGGCTCATTGAATCCTCCACCAAG CCTGTGGTGAAGCTGCTGTACAACAGGAGCAATAACAAGTACTCATACACCAG CAACTCTGACGATCACCTGCTGAAAAACATTGAACTGTTTGACAAGCTGTCCCTGCGCTTCAACGGTCGTGTGCTCTTCATCAAGGACGTCATTGGCGACGAGATCTGCTGCTGGTCTTTCTATGGCCAGGGTCGAAAGCTGGCAGAGGTGTGCTGCACCTCCATCGTGTATGCCACAGAGAAGAAGCAGACCAAG GTGGAATTCCCGGAGGCCCGTATCTATGAGGAGACACTCAATGTCCTACTCTACGAGACCCCTCGGGTCCCTGACAATTCCTTGCTTGAGGCTACAAGCCGAAGCCGCAGCCAAGCCTCCCCCAGTGAAGATGAGGATACCTTTGAACTTCGGGACCGTGTCCGCCGCATTCATGTCAAGCGCTATAGCACTTACGATGACCGGCAGCTCGGCCACCAGTCCTCTCATCGAGACTAA